The nucleotide sequence TGACGCGGCTGGGAGCGAGGGGTATGGCTGACGAACTCGTCCACCGCGAAGTCCCTTCTCCGAACTGGAACGAGCGCGGCGGCGAGCGCGTGTCGATCGTCGTGCTGCACTACACGGACCTGCTCACCGCGGATGCAGCGATCGAGCGGATGTGCGATCCCGAAGCCGAGGTCAGCGCGCACTACCTGATTAGCGAGGAAGGCGAAGTCGTCCGCCTGGTGGCCGAAGACAAACGCGCCTGGCACGCCGGCGTGAGCTACTGGCGCGGGCATGCCAACGTGAACAGCCAGTCGATAGGGATCGAGCTGCAGAACCCGGGACACAGCAATGGCTATCGCTCTTTTCCCGAGGCGCAGATCGAAGCGCTGGTCCCGCTGCTCCACCGCATCGTCAAGACTCACGACATCCCGCGCGCCAACGTGGTCGGCCATTCCGACATCGCCCCGGCGCGCAAGCTCGATCCCGGCGAGCTTTTCCCGTGGGAGCGGCTGGCCGAATACCACCTGGCGCTGCCGCGCCCGGAAAAGCTGGAGCTGGGCGACCCGTTCGACAACGACGGCGCGTTCTATCTCGCGCTCGAGCGCTTCGGATACGACATTTCCGACGGCCACAAGGCGGTCGAGGCCTTCCAGCGGCGCTGGCGGCCACGCAAGATCGACGGCGAGGTCGACGGCGAGATTCGCGCGATCCTGTTTCAATTGCTCTTGGATCGCGATCGGGGACGCACTAGGTAGCGGCGTGCCAGGGGACCGGGCAGCCGCGCCCTTCGACCAGCTCACGACGAGCGGGTTGGAGATCGAGGAAAGTCCGGGCTCCACGAAACGAGGGTGGCGGGTAACGCCCGCCCGGCAAGCGTCCTTTCGGGCGCGGGCCGAGGGACAGTGCCACAGAGAGTATACCGCCGATGGCTCGCGCTCCTTCGGGAGATCGGAGCACAGGCAAGGGTGAAAGGGTGCGGCAAGAGCGCACCGGGTCCCTGGCAACAGGGTCCGCATGGCAAACCCCACCTGGAGCAAGACCGCATAGGGGTCTCGCGCCGACGTGTCGGCAGGAGTGTTTCGCTCCGAGAGACCCGGGTTGGTTGCTTGAACCGCATGGCAACATGCGGCCGAGATGAATGGCTGCCCCCGCGGCGTGGGTCCTTGCGGATACCGCCCGTGGGACAGAACCCGGCTTACAGGTCCCCTGGCACAATTCTCTGCAGATCAGGCCGCGAGAACACGCGGAGTTGCGCTGATCGCTCCGTCGAGCTCGACCGCCTCGATGTAGCGGCGCGTATCGCCTTCGAGCACGAGCGCGGTCAGGCGGCCGTTGCAATAGGCACCGGTATCGATGCCGATGCGGTTGCCGCGATCGTCGGGCTCGTCGAAGATCGTGTGGCCGTGAACGATAACCGCCCCGTGCGGAGCGGCGTGCGAGAGGAACGGCTCGCGAATCCACCGCAAGTATTTGCTGTGCTGCTCTTCCAGCGGCATATCGGGCATGATGCCGGCGTGAACGAACAGGTAGTCGCCGATGGCGATCATGTCCTCGAAACCGGCGATGAAATCGCGGTCTTCCTGCGGCACGCAGGCGTTCATCATCGACTGGACGTCGTCGATCTCGGCGGAGTTGTAGATGTGGCGATCGATGCCGTAGCTAAGCACCGTCTCGCGCCCTCCGAAACGCAGGAAATGACGCAGCATGTCGCGGTCGGTGAAGCTCTTGAGGAACATTTCCTCGTGATTGCCGGCGAGGATGCGCACCTTGCGGCCGCGCTGCCAGTCGCGGGCCCGGGCGACGACCCCGGCGCTGTCGGGCCCGCGGTCGACAAGGTCGCCGAGGAGAACAACGGTGGTATCGGCTGGGACTGCGCTCGCATCGTCGGCTTCGATCGCGTCGATCAGCGCGTTGAACAGGTCGAGCCGCCCGTGG is from Croceibacterium aestuarii and encodes:
- a CDS encoding N-acetylmuramoyl-L-alanine amidase is translated as MADELVHREVPSPNWNERGGERVSIVVLHYTDLLTADAAIERMCDPEAEVSAHYLISEEGEVVRLVAEDKRAWHAGVSYWRGHANVNSQSIGIELQNPGHSNGYRSFPEAQIEALVPLLHRIVKTHDIPRANVVGHSDIAPARKLDPGELFPWERLAEYHLALPRPEKLELGDPFDNDGAFYLALERFGYDISDGHKAVEAFQRRWRPRKIDGEVDGEIRAILFQLLLDRDRGRTR
- a CDS encoding metallophosphoesterase family protein translates to MLKAIRHLFGREGERPTASVPAGQRVYAVGDVHGRLDLFNALIDAIEADDASAVPADTTVVLLGDLVDRGPDSAGVVARARDWQRGRKVRILAGNHEEMFLKSFTDRDMLRHFLRFGGRETVLSYGIDRHIYNSAEIDDVQSMMNACVPQEDRDFIAGFEDMIAIGDYLFVHAGIMPDMPLEEQHSKYLRWIREPFLSHAAPHGAVIVHGHTIFDEPDDRGNRIGIDTGAYCNGRLTALVLEGDTRRYIEAVELDGAISATPRVLAA